In the genome of Panthera uncia isolate 11264 chromosome B3 unlocalized genomic scaffold, Puncia_PCG_1.0 HiC_scaffold_1, whole genome shotgun sequence, one region contains:
- the TMEM179 gene encoding transmembrane protein 179 — translation MILGLQPRASGLLFTPPALALLDVLLAAVDRPPKAGVPRLSQTRDSESPGGDLEMAGSGAGASGGVGCRAPATRPPRPESKRWCPVSFLYAFLNLLVSASVVFLVFIASTIVSVGFTMWCDAITEKGTVSHSCEELQDINLELNVDNSAFYDQFAIAQFGLWASWLAWLAVTILAFLKVYHNYRQEDLLDSLVHEKELLLARPTPRTSFQEEKSAVI, via the exons ATGATTCTGGGACTGCAGCCTCGGGCCTCCGGCCTCCTGTTCacgcccccagccctggccctgctGGACGTGCTGCTGGCCGCGGTTGATCGCCCGCCCAAGGCTGGG GTCCCCAGGCTCAGCCAGACCCGGGACTCTGAGTCTCCAGGGGGCGATTTGGAGATGGCGGGTAGTGGGGCAGGGGCGTCTGGCGGGGTGGGCTGCCGTGCCCCAGCCACACGCCCCCCTCGGCCGGAGAGCAAACGCTGGTGTCCTGT CTCCTTCCTCTACGCCTTCCTGAACCTTCTGGTCAGCGCCTCTGTGGTCTTTCTCGTCTTCATCGCCAGCACCATTGTGAGCGTGGGCTTCACCATGTGGTGTGATGCCATCACCGAGAAGGGCACCGTGTCCCACAG CTGCGAAGAGCTCCAGGACATCAACTTGGAGCTTAACGTGGACAACTCTGCCTTCTACGACCAGTTTGCCATCGCCCAG TTCGGCCTCTGGGCCTCGTGGCTGGCCTGGCTGGCCGTCACCATCCTGGCTTTCCTGAAAGTCTACCACAACTACCGCCAGGAGGACCTGTTGGACAGCCTGGTCCACGAGAAGGAGCTGCTGCTGGCCAGGCCGACCCCCCGCACCTCCTTCCAGGAGGAGAAGAGCGCGGTCATCTAG
- the CB3H14orf180 gene encoding nutritionally-regulated adipose and cardiac enriched protein homolog: MRTAGQTLSPDSRPETRHQTRKNEEAAPSSTEPGAGREGYKRCPPSILRQSRPERRSRGAEPQKTARHVRFREPPEVAVHYIASRESTTATKALGRPRSRGGSLLLRLSVCLLLVLMLGLYCGRAERVTLALEDLRARLLVLALRLRHTAVTCWHRLLQL, encoded by the exons ATGAGGACTGCAGGGCAGACCTTGAGCCCCGACTCCCGGCCAGAGACGCGACATCAGACCAGAAAGAATGAAGAGGCCGCTCCGAGCTCGACGgagccaggggcagggagg gagggcTACAAGAGGTGTCCCCCCTCCATCCTGAGGCAGAGCCGGCCGGAGCGCCGCAGCCGTGGGGCCGAGCCACAGAAGACCGCCAGGCACGTGCGGTTCCGGGAGCCCCCGGAGGTGGCCGTCCACT ACATCGCCAGCAGGGAGTCCACTACGGCCACCAAGG cgCTCGGCCGGCCCAGGTCCCGCGGCGGCTCCCTGCTCCTGCGGCTGTCCGTGTGTCTCCTGCTGGTGCTCATGCTGGGTCTGTACTGCGGCCGGGCCGAGCGGGTGACACTGGCCCTCGAGGACCTCCGGGCCCGGCTCCTCGTGCTTGCCCTGCGCCTGAGGCACACGGCCGTCACCTGCTGGCACCGCCTGCTGCAGCTGTGA